CATCGGCGATTTCATGACGAGCATGGGCGAAGTGATCATCTTTGCGACAGAGCAGAGACCTTTCATAATGGGGATGCTCGTGGCAGTCATTTTCGGCATCACATTGACGGCGCCGCTCTCAAGCGCAGCACTTGCACTGATGCTCGACCTGAGTGGACTTGCCGCAGGCGCGGCAGTCATCGGCTGCTGCTGCCATATGGTAGGATTGGCTGTAACGGGGTATAGGGATAATGGATTTTCCGGATTGATATCCATCGGCATCGGCACTTCCATGCTGCAGGTCCCGAACGTACTTCTGAATCCATTCATCATCCTGCCGCCTGTTTTGGCAAGTGCCGTCATCGCTCCCATCATGACGGTCTTCTTCCCGATGGAAAACAATGCCGCCGGCGCGGGAATGGGCACAAGTGGCCTGGTCGGACAGATCATGACCATCGAAACGATGGGGCCTTCGCTCGAAGTATGGCTGCTCATCCTCGTGTTCCAAATCGTTTTACCTGCCCTGATAACTCTGTTATTCTATACTTTGCTGAAACGCGCAGGCCTGATCAAAGATGGCGATCAGAAACTAAGAATTGGTGCGAAAGAATAGAACTGGAGGCAATCTGATGAATATTTTCCAGCTAAAAAATAGAATCATAGAGAAGCTCAATGAAAAGCGCAATGATTTCCAGACTTCCTTTGACCGGGAAGAGGAGATGCTCAGGGTGGAACGCAATGATAACGGCAAAGGTCTCGACATCGCCCTGTCGAAAGCCGTGGATAAGGTCAAAAAAGACGAGAATTTCATAGAGGAAGTCGTCTACTATATAGATGAGACGCTTGAACGCATGAAGGAGGAGGAGATCTCCCTGGATGCATCGGCCGTCTATCCCGTCATCCGCTCTTCAAGCTTCCACAGGAAGAACAAGAAGGGGGACGCATTCGTCACGGATGACCATACGAATGAGACGCGCATATATTATGCAGTGGACTTCAAGAACAGCTACAGGCTGATTGATGAGCCACTCCTCAAGACGCTGGGGCTCGACAAGGAGGCATTGCGGAAGCTGGCGGATGAAAACATGAAGCGCCTTCCCGTCTCCTATAAGAAGGAGTCTATCCAGGAGAACGATTTCTATTTCATCAACCATAATGACGGCTATGATGCGACGCGGATCCTGAATACGCAGCTTCTTGATGAAATGCATGACGACTTCGATGGGGAAATGATGGTCGGACTGCCGCACCAGGATGTATTGATCATCGCCAATGTGAGGAACAGCGTAGGCTATGACATCATGGCACAGATGATGATGCAGTACTTCGCTGAAGGGCTGACACCGATCACTTCCCTCTCGTTTTCATACCGGGAAAAGAAACTGGAACCAGTGTTCATACTGGGCAAACAAAAGAATCATAAAAGAGGTAGAGATGAATGAAACTGACTTATAATTACCAGCACGTTGGAGATGTACTGCTCGTCACTTTGAAGAAAGCTGAAAACCCTGAATATGAATTCCATGAAGGTCTGAC
The sequence above is drawn from the Salinicoccus roseus genome and encodes:
- a CDS encoding PTS transporter subunit IIC → MRRLLRRWFIDGMSFMALGLFSSLIIGLIIDTVGTYVPYLESLKEVGAVAMGMTGAAIGAAIAYGLKASPLVIFSVVVVSYAAYDMGGAAGSYIASIIAIEVARLYAGRTKIDIIVTPFLTIVLGYIVARFIGPVIGDFMTSMGEVIIFATEQRPFIMGMLVAVIFGITLTAPLSSAALALMLDLSGLAAGAAVIGCCCHMVGLAVTGYRDNGFSGLISIGIGTSMLQVPNVLLNPFIILPPVLASAVIAPIMTVFFPMENNAAGAGMGTSGLVGQIMTIETMGPSLEVWLLILVFQIVLPALITLLFYTLLKRAGLIKDGDQKLRIGAKE
- a CDS encoding DUF1444 family protein translates to MNIFQLKNRIIEKLNEKRNDFQTSFDREEEMLRVERNDNGKGLDIALSKAVDKVKKDENFIEEVVYYIDETLERMKEEEISLDASAVYPVIRSSSFHRKNKKGDAFVTDDHTNETRIYYAVDFKNSYRLIDEPLLKTLGLDKEALRKLADENMKRLPVSYKKESIQENDFYFINHNDGYDATRILNTQLLDEMHDDFDGEMMVGLPHQDVLIIANVRNSVGYDIMAQMMMQYFAEGLTPITSLSFSYREKKLEPVFILGKQKNHKRGRDE